One Fusarium oxysporum f. sp. lycopersici 4287 chromosome 8, whole genome shotgun sequence genomic region harbors:
- a CDS encoding IMP-specific 5'-nucleotidase 1: MAEEAHRRYAEIMRDVELMIDDHISRQQDDTMLPSKLRMLIPTAGPFFTRLPLEAAFKYQDRKRYISSRRFVAPSFNDVRQILNSAQSMAVTNGSLQLATFDGDVTLYDDGFNLEPSSPVIPRLLDLLRKNIKIGIVTAAGYTSADRYYERLHGLLDAITESTDLDPIQKQNIVIMGGEANYLFEYSPSSPYKLAPVPRTQWLTPEMASWSDADITRLLDVAEGALRDCVNNLNLPAMIMRKDRAVGIIPKTPGTRIARESLEETVLVVQRILELSSLGSSEERPTKHRPNSPPIPPSVASQSRRVPFCAFNGGNDVFVDIGDKSWGVTVCQQWFGSKENGGAIRGENTLHVGDQFLSAGSNDFKARSVGTTAWIASPAETVELLDELADLMQKKLS; the protein is encoded by the exons ATGGCCGAAGAGGCTCACCGCCGTTACGCTGAGATTATGCGTGACGTTGAGCTCATGATTGATGATCACA TTAGCCGTCAGCAAGATGATACCATGCTCCCGTCCAAGTTGCGGATGCTGATTCCCACTGCGGGCCCTTTCTTCACCCGCCTGCCACTGGAAGCAGCTTTCAAGTATCAGGACAGAAAACGGTATATCTCATCACGAAGATTTGTTGCTCCATCCTTCAACGATGTCAGACAGATCCTCAACTCAGCCCAGTCCATGGCTGTAACAAATGGATCACTGCAGTTGGCCACGtttgatggtgatgtgaCCTTGTATGACGATGGGTTCAATCTTGAGCCATCGAGTCCTGTGATTCCCCGTCTTCTCG ACCTCCTACGAAAAAACATCAAGATTGGTATTGTCACGGCTGCTGGTTACACATCTGCCGATCGCTACTATGAGCGCCTCCATGGATTGCTTGACGCAATTACGGAGTCAACTGATCTGGATCCTATTCAGAAGCAAaacatcgtcatcatggGAGGTGAAGCAAACTACCTGTTTGAGTACTCACCTTCTTCGCCCTACAAGCTCGCTCCTGTCCCGCGCACTCAGTGGCTGACACCCGAGATGGCCTCATGGTCGGATGCTGACATTACAAGATTGCTGGATGTTGCCGAAGGTGCCCTTCGTGACTGTGTCAACAACTTGAACCTGCCTGCCATGATCATGCGCAAGGACCGTGCTGTCGGTATTATCCCCAAGACGCCAGGTACTCGCATCGCCCgtgagagccttgaggagACTGTTCTTGTTGTTCAGCGCATCCTGGAGCTCAGTAGTCTCGGATCCAGCGAAGAGCGCCCAACCAAGCACCGACCCAACTCTCCTCCAATTCCACCTTCAGTGGCGAGCCAATCACGCCGCGTGCCATTCTGTGCATTCAACGGAGGTAATGATGTGTTTGTCGATATTGGTGACAAGAGCTGGGGTGTGACTGTTTGCCAGCAGTGGTTTGGTAGCAAGGAGAATGGTGGCGCCATTCGCGGAGAGAACACACTGCACGTAGGCGATCAATTCTTGAGTGCTGGATCAAATGACTTCAAGGCGAGAAGTGTCGGAACAACAGCCTGGATCGCAAGCCCAGCCGAGACCGTGGAGCTGCTTGACGAGCTGGCTGATCTGATGCAAAAGAAATTGTCCTGA
- a CDS encoding IMP-specific 5'-nucleotidase 1, giving the protein MTTRYRVEYALKTHRRDQFIEWVKGLLAVPFVLYSQPTGVFGDGPSVTQMAEEAHRRYAEIMRDVELMIDDHISRQQDDTMLPSKLRMLIPTAGPFFTRLPLEAAFKYQDRKRYISSRRFVAPSFNDVRQILNSAQSMAVTNGSLQLATFDGDVTLYDDGFNLEPSSPVIPRLLDLLRKNIKIGIVTAAGYTSADRYYERLHGLLDAITESTDLDPIQKQNIVIMGGEANYLFEYSPSSPYKLAPVPRTQWLTPEMASWSDADITRLLDVAEGALRDCVNNLNLPAMIMRKDRAVGIIPKTPGTRIARESLEETVLVVQRILELSSLGSSEERPTKHRPNSPPIPPSVASQSRRVPFCAFNGGNDVFVDIGDKSWGVTVCQQWFGSKENGGAIRGENTLHVGDQFLSAGSNDFKARSVGTTAWIASPAETVELLDELADLMQKKLS; this is encoded by the exons ATGACAACCCGTTACCGTGTCGAGT ATGCTCTCAAGACACACCGAAGAGACCAATTTATTG AATGGGTCAAGGGTCTTCTAGCTGTTCCTTTCGTTCTTTACTCTCAGCCCACTGGCGTTTTTGGAGATGGACCTAGTGTTACTCAGATGGCCGAAGAGGCTCACCGCCGTTACGCTGAGATTATGCGTGACGTTGAGCTCATGATTGATGATCACA TTAGCCGTCAGCAAGATGATACCATGCTCCCGTCCAAGTTGCGGATGCTGATTCCCACTGCGGGCCCTTTCTTCACCCGCCTGCCACTGGAAGCAGCTTTCAAGTATCAGGACAGAAAACGGTATATCTCATCACGAAGATTTGTTGCTCCATCCTTCAACGATGTCAGACAGATCCTCAACTCAGCCCAGTCCATGGCTGTAACAAATGGATCACTGCAGTTGGCCACGtttgatggtgatgtgaCCTTGTATGACGATGGGTTCAATCTTGAGCCATCGAGTCCTGTGATTCCCCGTCTTCTCG ACCTCCTACGAAAAAACATCAAGATTGGTATTGTCACGGCTGCTGGTTACACATCTGCCGATCGCTACTATGAGCGCCTCCATGGATTGCTTGACGCAATTACGGAGTCAACTGATCTGGATCCTATTCAGAAGCAAaacatcgtcatcatggGAGGTGAAGCAAACTACCTGTTTGAGTACTCACCTTCTTCGCCCTACAAGCTCGCTCCTGTCCCGCGCACTCAGTGGCTGACACCCGAGATGGCCTCATGGTCGGATGCTGACATTACAAGATTGCTGGATGTTGCCGAAGGTGCCCTTCGTGACTGTGTCAACAACTTGAACCTGCCTGCCATGATCATGCGCAAGGACCGTGCTGTCGGTATTATCCCCAAGACGCCAGGTACTCGCATCGCCCgtgagagccttgaggagACTGTTCTTGTTGTTCAGCGCATCCTGGAGCTCAGTAGTCTCGGATCCAGCGAAGAGCGCCCAACCAAGCACCGACCCAACTCTCCTCCAATTCCACCTTCAGTGGCGAGCCAATCACGCCGCGTGCCATTCTGTGCATTCAACGGAGGTAATGATGTGTTTGTCGATATTGGTGACAAGAGCTGGGGTGTGACTGTTTGCCAGCAGTGGTTTGGTAGCAAGGAGAATGGTGGCGCCATTCGCGGAGAGAACACACTGCACGTAGGCGATCAATTCTTGAGTGCTGGATCAAATGACTTCAAGGCGAGAAGTGTCGGAACAACAGCCTGGATCGCAAGCCCAGCCGAGACCGTGGAGCTGCTTGACGAGCTGGCTGATCTGATGCAAAAGAAATTGTCCTGA